In Leptospira licerasiae serovar Varillal str. VAR 010, the sequence AAGCGCCGATAGCAGCCGCGATCGCAGGGGGTGCAAATAAAAATTCGATCAACTGGGCGGTACCTACAATATAAGCCCATAAATTTCCAAGAGCTTCTTTACCGTAGTCGAATGCTCCTCCCGCTTTGGGGATCATACACGCAAGTTCGGTGTAGCTGAAAGAAAAACAAACATATAGCAGAATGATCAGTAAGGTGGCAATTCCTAGCCCTAAGGTTCCGCCGACCGGTAGACCCAAATTCCAACCGAAATACATACCTGAAATTACGTATCCGACCCCTAAACCCCATAATAGCCAGGGGCCCAGGGTTCGACTGAATTCTTCTTTTGATTCCATCTCTATTGGCTACGTAGCAAGAAGTATGCCCGGATTAAATCAGCTCTTATTTATGAAATGTAGGAGTTCCAACGAGCACATTGCCTAGATCCAAGACTGTTAGTTTATTACGCGATTCGATCTCAAAACGAAGTTCGTTTCTTCTATAGGAAAAAACTCGACGTCTAAACTTATACCAGGGAGCATTCAATATGCCTCAATTAAGATCTCGTACTTCCACCCACGGACGCAATATGGCCGGAGCCAGAGCTCTCTGGCGAGCCACCGGTATGAAAGAAGGTGATTTCGGAAAACCGATCATCGCAATTGCAAACTCATTCACCCAGTTCGTTCCAGGACATGTTCATTTAAAAGACCTAGGGCAAATGGTCGCAAGAGAAGTGGAGAAGGCGGGAGCCGTCGCAAAAGAATTTAATACGATCGCAGTAGATGACGGTATCGCTATGGGGCATGGCGGAATGTTATACTCTTTACCAAGCCGAGACTTGATCGCCGACTCGGTTGAATACATGGTCAACGCTCATACTGCGGATGCACTTATCTGTATTTCCAATTGTGATAAGATCACACCAGGAATGCTCATGGCCGCTCTTCGATTGAATATCCCTACCGTTTTCGTTTCCGGCGGGCCTATGGAAGCTGGAAAAGTAAATTGGAATGGAGACATTCGCAAATTGGATTTGGTGGACGCAATGGTAGAAGCCGCCAATCAAAATGTTTCGGACGAACTCGTAGAACAAATAGAACGTTCTGCTTGTCCTACTTGCGGGTCTTGCTCCGGAATGTTCACTGCAAATTCAATGAACTGTCTTACGGAAGCATTAGGACTTTCTCTTCCAGGAAACGGTTCCACATTAGCAACTCATGCCGACAGAAAACAACTCTTCTTAACCGCAGGAAGATTGATCGTAGAACTTGCAAAAAGATATTACGAACAAGACGATGAGTCCGTTCTTCCAAGAAATATCGCCACTTACGAAGCGTTCCAAAATGCAATGAGCTTGGACGTAGCAATGGGAGGATCCACAAATACTGTCCTTCATATTCTTGCTGCAGCTCATGAAGCCGGCATCAATTTCAAAATGCACGATATTGATCTGATTTCCAGAAGAGTTCCTTGCGTTTGTAAAGTTGCTCCTGCCACTCAAAAATACCATATGGAAGATGTTCATAGAGCAGGTGGAGTCATAGGTATTCTCTCCGAATTGGACAGAGCTGGACTCATTCATAGAGATGTGCCTACCGTCCATTCCGCTACATTAGGAAAAGCTTTAGAAGAATGGGATATCGTTCGTCAAAAAGAAAACTCCAAAGCATATGCATTATTCTCCGCAGCGCCTGGTGGAATTCCTACAACGGAAGCATTTTCCCAAGACAAACGTTGGCCGGAGCTAGACTTAGACAGAACGAACGGATGCATCCGGGATGTAGAACATGCATACTCTCAAGATGGTGGGCTCGCCGTTCTTTACGGAAATATAGCTCCGGAAGGTTGTATCGTTAAAACAGCAGGAGTTGACGAGTCCATTTGGAAATTCAAAGGCAGAGCCAGAGTAATGGAAAGCCAAGAAGAAGCCGTCGCAAAAATCCTAGGCAATGAAGTTGTAGAAGGCGATGTAGTCGTCATCCGCTACGAAGGTCCAAAAGGAGGACCTGGAATGCAGGAAATGTTATACCCTACTTCTTATCTGAAATCCAAAGGTTTAGGAAAGGCATGTGCACTTCTAACAGACGGAAGATTTTCCGGAGGAACATCCGGACTTTCCATAGGGCATGTTTCTCCGGAAGCTGCTGCAGGTGGAGTCATCGGTTTAGTAGAAGAAGGAGACATCATAGAGATAGATATCCCGGATAGATCCATTCATTTAAGAGTGAGTGACGCGGAACTTTCGGATCGCAGAGATAGAATGAACGAAAAAGGAAAAGATGCTTGGAAACCTAAGTCCAGAAAAAGAACCGTTTCCGCCGCACTCCGAGCATATGCAGCGATGACTACTTCTGCGCATACCGGAGCAGTCAGAGACGTTAGCCAAGTAGAACATCAATAAATTTTAGATCTCATTAAAACCCTGCATGGTTTTAATGAGACAGAACTATTCCTCGAGTAAGGGAATCCTGAAAGAATAAAAAACCGATGCTTGATAAAAAGACTGGAAACCGATCTTAAAAGAGAGTATCTTCTACTTATGTCGAAAATTGCCCTTACTCTCCCCTCTGTACAAACTCCCTCTGAACTAATGGATTTCCTTAAAAAGGAATCGGATAATCCGAACTTCGATCTTTGGTTGGATCAATTGTCCGAAAGAGCAAGATCAGGAGACAAACTAGTTTGGAGTTTTTTATACCAAGCGATCAGAGAGGCAGATTCGGGCAGATTGTCCTGGGGATTTCATAAAAGACTTCTTTCCGGGATCTTTCATATGCTTTCTCGGATCGGAGATTCTCAATCTTATAGA encodes:
- the ilvD gene encoding dihydroxy-acid dehydratase, whose translation is MPQLRSRTSTHGRNMAGARALWRATGMKEGDFGKPIIAIANSFTQFVPGHVHLKDLGQMVAREVEKAGAVAKEFNTIAVDDGIAMGHGGMLYSLPSRDLIADSVEYMVNAHTADALICISNCDKITPGMLMAALRLNIPTVFVSGGPMEAGKVNWNGDIRKLDLVDAMVEAANQNVSDELVEQIERSACPTCGSCSGMFTANSMNCLTEALGLSLPGNGSTLATHADRKQLFLTAGRLIVELAKRYYEQDDESVLPRNIATYEAFQNAMSLDVAMGGSTNTVLHILAAAHEAGINFKMHDIDLISRRVPCVCKVAPATQKYHMEDVHRAGGVIGILSELDRAGLIHRDVPTVHSATLGKALEEWDIVRQKENSKAYALFSAAPGGIPTTEAFSQDKRWPELDLDRTNGCIRDVEHAYSQDGGLAVLYGNIAPEGCIVKTAGVDESIWKFKGRARVMESQEEAVAKILGNEVVEGDVVVIRYEGPKGGPGMQEMLYPTSYLKSKGLGKACALLTDGRFSGGTSGLSIGHVSPEAAAGGVIGLVEEGDIIEIDIPDRSIHLRVSDAELSDRRDRMNEKGKDAWKPKSRKRTVSAALRAYAAMTTSAHTGAVRDVSQVEHQ